The following proteins are encoded in a genomic region of Chthoniobacterales bacterium:
- the tatA gene encoding twin-arginine translocase TatA/TatE family subunit translates to MFALGMPGMQELLLILVIVLVLFGAKRLPELARGLGQSMNEFRKAKDEFQSELHRVTEEPAPKTADAKPVDKSA, encoded by the coding sequence TTGTTCGCCCTCGGCATGCCGGGCATGCAGGAACTGCTCCTCATTCTCGTGATCGTGCTCGTGCTCTTCGGCGCCAAGCGCCTTCCCGAGCTCGCTCGCGGTCTCGGCCAGAGCATGAACGAATTCCGCAAGGCCAAGGATGAGTTCCAGAGCGAGCTTCACCGCGTCACCGAGGAGCCCGCTCCGAAGACGGCCGACGCGAAGCCCGTCGACAAGTCCGCCTGA
- a CDS encoding glycosyltransferase, with the protein MSARADLHVYSKYSTRAADWALRRLDFPASYSDPKALYDKLRARGMQFVTITDQDTLAGCLEIGALPGVFFSEEVTAAFPEDGCKVHILVYGLTEAQHREVQDLKGNIYQLQAYLAGAGLAHAVAHPFHALNEQLTPLHFQKLILLFRHFEIINGRYPAILSESARFALERLKPRDIERFIAATGMNPTHDEPWRKAFLGGSDDHGGIQPGRAWTATPKAATVAEFLTHLREGRCEAAGKPGDALVRAHGTYNVAFQYAKDRFALRSDEPGVGLVEKMFSRFMEGKDPTVFSFGDKLGFLAQGILSGKIFEIVKPGNASLWKELSGYFSQPSVKTALATITSGVPEPERRAFLMANLMANQLGFRFFTQFIAQITAGKFIESIQTISPLVPIVALLSPYIHAFRMPRRAWLADMSRAACGEVPAALTNTRRAWFTDTLEDVNGVATTIRRMTAAGIATGHDLTVVVSRSEIEDMGIPLQNFPPVGEFELPEYELQRLSFPPILAIVDWIARGNFGEIIISTPGPVGLVALAAAKVLGLRTSGIYHTDFPQYVRILTDDSFMETLTWNYMHWFYSQLDVVWVNSEDYRKSWADRGIPPEKLRTLPRGLDIETFRPSRRDPHFWASRGLRPGELAMLYVGRVSKEKALDIVVAATRRIAEWQLPVRPIIVGDGPYFAEMREMLPDAIFTGYLRGDDLATAYASADLFVFPSTTDTFGNVVLEAHASALPVIVSDVGGPRDLIDDGEDGYITRANDAEEVADRIRRLVEDPALRQKMGIAARKKVESRDWQEAFERFWAASPE; encoded by the coding sequence ATGAGCGCCCGCGCCGACCTCCACGTCTATTCCAAATACAGCACCCGCGCCGCCGACTGGGCCCTCCGCCGACTGGATTTTCCCGCGAGCTATTCGGACCCCAAGGCGCTCTACGACAAGCTCCGCGCCCGCGGCATGCAGTTCGTCACGATCACCGATCAGGACACCCTTGCCGGCTGCCTCGAGATCGGCGCGCTCCCGGGCGTGTTCTTCAGCGAGGAGGTCACCGCCGCATTTCCCGAGGATGGCTGCAAGGTCCACATCCTCGTCTACGGCCTCACCGAGGCGCAGCACCGCGAGGTTCAGGACCTCAAGGGGAACATCTACCAGCTCCAGGCCTACCTCGCCGGCGCGGGCCTCGCGCACGCCGTGGCGCACCCCTTCCACGCCCTCAACGAGCAGCTCACCCCGCTCCATTTTCAGAAGCTCATCCTGCTTTTCCGCCACTTCGAGATCATCAACGGCCGTTACCCCGCCATCCTCAGCGAGTCCGCCCGGTTCGCCCTCGAGCGTCTGAAGCCCCGCGACATCGAGCGCTTCATCGCCGCCACGGGGATGAATCCCACACACGACGAGCCCTGGCGCAAGGCCTTCCTCGGCGGCTCCGACGATCACGGCGGCATCCAGCCCGGCCGCGCGTGGACCGCCACGCCGAAGGCCGCCACCGTCGCGGAATTTCTCACCCACCTTCGCGAAGGCCGCTGCGAGGCCGCCGGCAAGCCCGGCGACGCCCTTGTGCGCGCCCACGGCACCTACAACGTCGCCTTCCAATACGCCAAGGACCGCTTTGCCCTCCGCAGCGACGAGCCCGGCGTGGGACTCGTCGAAAAGATGTTCTCCCGCTTCATGGAAGGGAAGGACCCCACCGTCTTCTCCTTCGGCGACAAGCTCGGCTTCCTCGCGCAGGGGATCCTCAGCGGCAAGATCTTCGAGATCGTGAAGCCCGGCAACGCCTCGCTGTGGAAGGAACTCTCCGGCTACTTCTCGCAGCCCAGCGTGAAGACCGCGCTCGCCACCATCACCAGTGGCGTGCCCGAGCCCGAGCGCCGCGCCTTCCTCATGGCGAACCTCATGGCGAACCAGCTCGGCTTCCGCTTCTTCACCCAGTTCATCGCCCAGATCACCGCCGGCAAATTCATCGAGAGCATCCAGACGATCTCGCCGCTCGTGCCCATCGTCGCGCTCCTCAGCCCCTACATTCACGCCTTCCGCATGCCCCGCCGCGCCTGGCTCGCGGATATGAGCCGCGCCGCCTGCGGCGAAGTGCCCGCCGCGCTCACGAATACCCGCCGTGCCTGGTTCACCGACACCCTCGAGGACGTCAACGGCGTCGCCACGACCATCCGCCGCATGACCGCTGCCGGTATCGCCACCGGTCACGACCTCACCGTCGTCGTCTCCCGCTCCGAGATCGAGGACATGGGCATCCCGCTCCAGAATTTTCCGCCCGTCGGCGAATTCGAGCTCCCGGAATACGAGCTCCAGCGCCTCAGCTTCCCGCCCATCCTCGCCATCGTCGACTGGATCGCCCGCGGGAACTTCGGCGAGATCATCATCAGCACCCCCGGCCCCGTCGGCCTCGTCGCTCTCGCCGCCGCGAAGGTCCTCGGCCTGCGCACCTCCGGCATCTACCACACCGACTTCCCCCAATACGTCCGCATCCTCACCGACGACTCCTTCATGGAGACGCTCACCTGGAACTACATGCACTGGTTCTACAGCCAGCTCGACGTCGTCTGGGTGAACTCCGAGGACTACCGCAAAAGCTGGGCCGACCGCGGCATCCCGCCCGAGAAGCTCCGCACCCTCCCTCGCGGGCTCGACATCGAAACCTTCCGCCCCTCCCGCCGCGACCCGCATTTCTGGGCCTCCCGCGGCTTGCGCCCCGGCGAGCTCGCCATGCTCTACGTCGGCCGCGTCTCCAAGGAAAAAGCCCTCGACATCGTCGTCGCCGCCACCCGCCGCATTGCGGAATGGCAGCTCCCCGTTCGGCCCATCATCGTCGGCGACGGGCCGTATTTCGCCGAAATGCGCGAGATGCTCCCCGACGCCATCTTCACCGGCTACCTCCGCGGCGACGACCTCGCCACCGCCTACGCCTCCGCCGACCTCTTCGTTTTCCCCAGCACCACCGACACCTTCGGCAACGTCGTCCTTGAGGCCCACGCCAGCGCCCTGCCCGTCATCGTCAGCGACGTCGGCGGCCCCCGCGACCTCATCGACGACGGCGAAGACGGCTACATCACCCGCGCCAACGACGCTGAAGAAGTCGCCGACCGCATCCGCCGCCTGGTCGAGGACCCCGCCCTCCGCCAGAAAATGGGCATCGCCGCCCGCAAAAAAGTGGAATCGAGAGACTGGCAGGAAGCCTTCGAACGCTTCTGGGCCGCCTCCCCGGAGTAA
- a CDS encoding endonuclease/exonuclease/phosphatase family protein: protein MRHPRPLDILLVLAGFASLCLPARAADPFTIVSYNVRNWLATDRFVTGQPQPESAKTDAEKDAAVAVIVAHRPAVVGIQEIGSRDDLADLSRRLKAAGLDLPHTEWHEGIDSERHVAVLSRFPIVERASQDRIDIDIDGRPNGMQRGILDVTIEPAPGYRLRLIGLHLKSRRKVPNVDEATLRAREAWSVRQYLDGILDKAPNTRLLLFGDLNASKDAYPVREILGPPGPTRLTDIPVADSRGERWTHYFTTADEYSRIDFFMASTALLPQIDRQKSGVDDSPRWHDASDHRALFLTIDPP, encoded by the coding sequence ATGAGGCATCCTCGGCCGCTCGACATTCTCCTCGTCCTCGCCGGCTTCGCCAGCCTGTGCCTCCCCGCCCGGGCGGCAGATCCCTTCACGATCGTCTCGTATAACGTCCGAAACTGGCTCGCGACCGATCGCTTTGTTACCGGGCAACCCCAACCGGAGTCCGCGAAGACCGATGCCGAGAAAGACGCCGCGGTCGCCGTCATCGTCGCCCACCGCCCCGCCGTCGTCGGCATTCAGGAAATCGGGAGCCGCGACGACCTCGCAGACCTGAGCCGCCGCCTGAAGGCCGCCGGCCTCGACCTCCCCCACACCGAATGGCACGAGGGCATCGATTCCGAGCGCCACGTCGCCGTGCTCAGCCGTTTTCCCATCGTCGAACGCGCCTCGCAGGATCGCATCGACATCGACATCGACGGCCGCCCGAACGGCATGCAGCGCGGCATTCTCGACGTCACCATCGAGCCCGCCCCAGGCTACCGCCTCCGCCTCATCGGCCTGCATCTCAAATCCCGGCGCAAGGTGCCCAACGTCGACGAGGCCACGCTTCGCGCCAGGGAAGCATGGAGCGTCCGCCAGTATCTCGACGGTATCCTCGACAAGGCGCCGAACACCCGCCTCCTGCTCTTCGGCGACCTCAACGCCTCGAAGGATGCCTATCCCGTGCGCGAGATCCTCGGCCCGCCCGGACCCACCCGCCTCACCGACATCCCGGTCGCCGACAGCCGCGGCGAACGGTGGACCCATTACTTCACGACCGCCGACGAATACAGCCGCATCGATTTCTTCATGGCCAGCACCGCGCTGCTGCCCCAGATTGATCGCCAAAAATCCGGCGTGGACGATTCCCCGCGCTGGCACGACGCCAGCGACCACCGCGCCCTCTTCCTCACGATCGACCCTCCCTGA
- a CDS encoding TlpA disulfide reductase family protein, with the protein MISFLFAAAPALHAGVDEEWAAILEYDKGPPNAFASRDQAIALARAHFERQRAALNAFIAAHPADPRILDARLRLTSIRATTGEMDGKPAEVQAALRDLMALEKSTSVPRNRLPDVAFRRISLQMQTLQGSEAEIREAVVTAARNYAIRFPEDKRAPRLLVEAATQCDDDPRTMRDLLTTAQSLSKEPALNARIADDLRRLNFLNAPVKARFSTIQGGTVDLAALRGNIVVLLFWASDSPPSLLWMQQFRSVVAKIPPENLRIILVSLDESRKSLDDAMKAFSITWPTNFDGKGWENAVARPLGINAIPTVWILDKRGILRTLNARESYDIWIRRLQRER; encoded by the coding sequence GTGATTTCTTTCCTGTTCGCTGCCGCGCCTGCCCTCCACGCCGGCGTCGACGAAGAATGGGCCGCCATCCTCGAATACGACAAGGGCCCGCCCAACGCCTTCGCCAGCCGCGACCAGGCCATCGCCCTTGCCCGCGCCCACTTCGAGCGCCAGCGCGCCGCCCTGAATGCCTTCATCGCCGCCCACCCCGCCGACCCCCGTATCCTCGACGCCCGGCTGCGCCTCACCAGCATCCGCGCAACCACCGGCGAGATGGACGGTAAGCCGGCCGAGGTCCAGGCCGCCCTCCGCGACCTCATGGCGCTCGAGAAATCGACGTCCGTCCCTCGCAACCGCCTGCCCGACGTCGCCTTCCGCCGCATCTCCCTGCAAATGCAGACCCTCCAGGGCAGCGAAGCCGAGATTCGCGAGGCTGTCGTCACCGCCGCGCGGAACTACGCCATCCGGTTTCCCGAGGACAAGCGCGCCCCCCGCCTCCTCGTCGAGGCCGCCACCCAATGCGACGACGACCCCCGCACCATGCGCGACCTCCTCACCACCGCGCAGTCCCTGTCGAAGGAGCCCGCCCTCAACGCCCGCATTGCCGACGACCTCCGTCGCCTGAACTTCCTCAACGCCCCCGTCAAGGCCCGCTTCTCCACCATCCAGGGCGGCACCGTCGACCTCGCCGCCCTCCGCGGCAACATCGTCGTCCTCCTCTTCTGGGCCTCCGACTCCCCGCCCAGCCTCCTCTGGATGCAGCAATTCCGCAGCGTCGTGGCGAAAATTCCGCCCGAGAACCTCCGCATCATCCTCGTCAGCCTCGACGAGAGCCGCAAGAGCCTCGACGACGCCATGAAGGCCTTCAGCATCACCTGGCCCACGAACTTCGACGGCAAAGGCTGGGAAAACGCCGTCGCCCGCCCCCTCGGCATCAATGCGATTCCCACGGTCTGGATCCTCGACAAGAGAGGCATCCTCCGCACCCTGAACGCCCGCGAGAGCTACGACATCTGGATCCGCCGCCTCCAGCGCGAGCGGTGA
- the ftsH gene encoding ATP-dependent zinc metalloprotease FtsH, giving the protein MSDNDPRAPKNKRPEGGDPQFNWRGLVFFAVTVALLGGAFIFRNGSLLQSETLTLPVFEQLVASGKILATTEKPIKYVVEQGSPTQYLTGFYKKTPATAPGKPAASGEEAAPFRVDVFAQLNGDDVKTLLANAKLPYTIVQETNLLATTLVSFLPIALFLLVLYFFFRSQIKMAGKGALNFGKSKARMMARDKNKITFKDVAGVEEAKDEVLELVEFLKDPKKFQKLGGRIPKGVLMVGSPGTGKTLLARAIAGEADVPFFSISGSDFVEMFVGVGASRVRDMFEQGKKSAPCLIFIDEIDAVGRHRGHGLGGGHDEREQTLNQLLVEMDGFDTQDGVIIIAATNRPDVLDPALLRPGRFDRQVTVNLPDVKGREEILRVHAKKVKMADGVDLGVIARGTPGFSGAELANVINEAALSAARAGLKAITTRELDEARDKVRWGRERRSLAMSESEKIGTAWHEAGHALLNVVVEHTHPLHKVTIIPRGPALGATMYLPEGDKYSTQRKEALAMLIVTMGGRIAEEMFTNDISNGASGDIMQATKLSRRMVCEWGMSSLGMIRFTDENEHVFLGRDMGRSREYSESTAQQIDSEVKKLIDDAYAQATQILEAHRPQVELIAKALLEFETLEGSQVKDLIELGYMRNPPMNQPKPPPLPPTPLSSDVPEPLKPPRPELPPGGLPAPSPA; this is encoded by the coding sequence ATGTCCGATAACGATCCCCGCGCCCCGAAAAACAAACGTCCCGAAGGTGGCGACCCCCAGTTCAACTGGCGGGGTCTCGTCTTTTTCGCCGTCACCGTCGCCCTGCTTGGGGGCGCTTTCATCTTCCGCAACGGCTCCCTGCTCCAGAGCGAAACGCTCACCCTGCCCGTCTTCGAACAACTCGTCGCCAGCGGGAAGATTCTCGCAACCACTGAGAAACCAATCAAATACGTCGTCGAGCAAGGCAGCCCGACACAGTATCTCACTGGCTTTTACAAGAAGACGCCGGCCACCGCTCCCGGCAAGCCCGCCGCCAGCGGCGAGGAGGCCGCTCCGTTCCGCGTGGACGTCTTTGCCCAGCTCAATGGCGATGACGTGAAGACGCTTCTGGCAAACGCGAAGCTGCCCTACACGATCGTTCAGGAAACGAACCTCCTGGCCACGACGCTCGTGAGCTTCCTGCCGATCGCCCTCTTCCTGCTCGTCCTCTATTTCTTCTTCCGGTCGCAGATCAAGATGGCGGGCAAGGGCGCGCTGAACTTCGGCAAGTCGAAGGCCCGGATGATGGCCCGCGACAAGAACAAGATCACGTTCAAGGACGTCGCCGGCGTCGAGGAGGCGAAGGACGAAGTCCTCGAACTCGTCGAATTCCTCAAGGATCCCAAGAAATTCCAGAAACTCGGCGGTCGCATTCCCAAGGGCGTGCTGATGGTCGGCTCCCCCGGCACGGGCAAGACGCTTCTCGCCCGGGCCATCGCCGGCGAGGCCGACGTGCCGTTCTTCTCGATCAGCGGTTCGGACTTCGTGGAAATGTTCGTCGGCGTCGGCGCGAGCCGCGTGCGCGACATGTTCGAGCAGGGCAAGAAATCCGCGCCGTGCCTCATTTTCATCGACGAGATCGACGCGGTCGGCCGGCATCGCGGCCACGGCCTCGGCGGCGGTCACGACGAGCGCGAACAGACGCTCAACCAGCTCCTCGTCGAGATGGACGGCTTCGACACGCAGGACGGCGTCATCATCATCGCCGCCACGAACCGCCCCGACGTGCTCGATCCCGCGCTGCTGCGCCCGGGCCGTTTCGATCGCCAGGTCACGGTCAACCTTCCCGACGTGAAGGGCCGCGAGGAGATTCTCCGCGTTCATGCCAAGAAGGTGAAGATGGCGGACGGCGTCGATCTCGGCGTCATCGCCCGCGGCACGCCCGGCTTCTCCGGCGCGGAGCTCGCGAACGTCATCAACGAGGCCGCCCTCTCCGCCGCCCGCGCCGGCCTGAAGGCCATCACCACGCGCGAGCTCGACGAAGCCCGTGACAAGGTCCGCTGGGGCCGCGAGCGCCGCAGCCTCGCGATGAGCGAGTCGGAAAAAATCGGCACCGCCTGGCACGAGGCCGGCCACGCCTTGCTCAACGTCGTGGTCGAGCACACGCACCCGCTGCACAAGGTCACGATCATCCCCCGCGGTCCCGCGCTCGGCGCCACGATGTATCTCCCCGAGGGCGATAAATACTCGACGCAGCGCAAGGAAGCGCTCGCGATGCTCATCGTCACGATGGGCGGCCGCATTGCCGAGGAAATGTTCACCAACGACATCTCGAACGGAGCGTCCGGCGACATCATGCAGGCCACGAAGCTCTCCCGCCGCATGGTCTGCGAATGGGGCATGAGCAGCCTCGGCATGATCCGTTTCACCGACGAGAACGAGCATGTTTTCCTCGGTCGCGACATGGGCCGCTCCCGCGAATACAGCGAGTCCACCGCCCAGCAGATCGACTCCGAGGTCAAGAAACTCATCGACGACGCCTACGCGCAGGCCACGCAAATCCTCGAGGCGCACCGCCCGCAGGTCGAGCTCATCGCCAAGGCCCTGCTCGAGTTCGAGACCCTCGAAGGCTCGCAGGTGAAGGATCTCATCGAACTCGGTTACATGCGCAATCCGCCGATGAACCAGCCCAAGCCGCCGCCGCTCCCGCCCACGCCGCTCTCGAGCGACGTGCCCGAGCCGCTCAAGCCGCCGCGCCCCGAATTGCCCCCCGGCGGCCTGCCGGCACCGAGCCCGGCGTAG
- a CDS encoding polysaccharide deacetylase family protein, giving the protein MSQTRQIPQARGLVVSIHDVSPRTWETTQRMLEDLAALGVARTSLLVIPDHHHRGHFLRDEGFCQWLAARTEAGHEAVVHGYFHQREARGTEGTWSRLVTESYTAGEGEFFDLEEAEAFARVMRALGEFREAGLAPTGFIAPAWLLGAEASRAVARAGFQYTTRIGQVEDLVSGEIHRSQSLVYSVRAAWRRVVSLGWNSLLLRALGDRPLVRVGLHPPDWEHAAIREHARKCLVRALATREAMTYEDWLRRQRALDQPDPAVVTHS; this is encoded by the coding sequence ATGAGCCAAACTAGACAAATTCCTCAGGCGCGAGGCCTGGTGGTCTCGATTCACGACGTCAGCCCGCGCACGTGGGAGACGACGCAGCGCATGCTGGAGGATCTCGCCGCGCTGGGGGTGGCTCGCACGTCGCTGCTCGTGATTCCCGATCACCACCACCGCGGCCATTTCCTCCGCGACGAGGGATTTTGCCAATGGCTGGCGGCCCGAACGGAGGCCGGACACGAGGCGGTGGTGCACGGTTACTTCCACCAGCGGGAAGCCCGGGGCACCGAGGGAACGTGGAGCCGGCTGGTCACGGAATCCTACACCGCGGGCGAGGGGGAGTTCTTCGATCTCGAGGAAGCCGAGGCCTTCGCGCGGGTCATGCGGGCGCTGGGCGAGTTCCGCGAGGCCGGCCTTGCGCCGACGGGTTTCATCGCGCCGGCCTGGCTGCTTGGCGCCGAGGCCTCGCGGGCCGTGGCGCGGGCCGGGTTCCAATACACCACGCGCATCGGCCAGGTGGAGGATCTCGTCTCCGGGGAGATCCATCGCTCGCAGAGTCTCGTCTACAGCGTGCGCGCGGCGTGGCGGCGGGTGGTAAGCCTCGGCTGGAACAGCCTGCTGCTGCGGGCGCTCGGTGACCGGCCGCTCGTGCGGGTGGGCCTGCATCCGCCGGACTGGGAGCACGCGGCCATTCGGGAACACGCGCGAAAATGTCTCGTTCGCGCACTTGCGACCCGGGAGGCGATGACCTATGAGGACTGGCTCCGGCGGCAACGCGCCCTGGACCAACCCGATCCTGCTGTCGTGACCCATTCATGA